Genomic window (Methyloprofundus sp.):
ATACAGTCCCTTTAGGGGTAATCATCATTGGCGTACCACGCACATCAAGCTCACCACCTAGTGCCATATGTTTATCAACAGGGTTATCACAAGATTTACTTGCTGGTGGATTATTACTTGATTTAGCCGCTGTTAACGCAGCATTACGATCATCTGCACACCAAACAGAAACTGCTTTTTTATAAGCATCTGAGCCTTTACCAGCCCGTGGAAAAAATAAATATTGGATAGTGATGCCTTCCGCTAAATATTGATCCATTTCAGAATGTAATTTACGACAGTACCCACAATCTATATCGGTAAAAATATTAATCACATATTTTTGCATGGGCGCTTTGAAGATGATCATTTCAGACTCAGGCACTGCATTAATCAAAGCAGCCCGAGCACCTTTTAATTTTTCTTCGGTTAAATCTTTTTTAGCTTCCAAGTCAAACATACGCCCTTGAATAAGATATTTACCATCCTCAGAAACATAGAATATATTCGCACCAACCATGACTTCATATAAGCCTTTCACTTCTGAAGGCTGGATATCTCCCACTGTCAATGAAGGCATTCTTTCCGCTAAAATCTCTTTTAACTTCTCTTTATTTGCATGCGCTGCTGGTGCTAGCAATAGACTACCTAATAACAAAGTAGATAAACTGCGTTTAATTTTTTTCATTACTATTCCTTAGAGTTTGATATAAATTAAGATTTAAGAAGCGAAGGTATTATTAAATTCTCGCCCCGAAGTGCCATATATTCTTTATGCAATGACAGCAATACTGAGAATAATTATACTTTATTGGAATAGCCGCCCTATATCCAAAGTAACAGCTAGAACCATTAACGCAAGTAAAGCCGTCATGCCAATTTGTTGAAATACTATTTGGATATTTTCAGCAACAGGACTGCCTTTAATGGCTTCAATCGCAAACATCAGCAAATGTCCACCATCTAAGACAGGAATAGGTAATAAATTCAAAACGCCTAGACTGACACTCACAATTGCCAAAAATTTAAGAAATGAAACCAAGCCCATTTCTGCAGACTTGCCAGCATATTG
Coding sequences:
- a CDS encoding thiol:disulfide interchange protein DsbC, translated to MKKIKRSLSTLLLGSLLLAPAAHANKEKLKEILAERMPSLTVGDIQPSEVKGLYEVMVGANIFYVSEDGKYLIQGRMFDLEAKKDLTEEKLKGARAALINAVPESEMIIFKAPMQKYVINIFTDIDCGYCRKLHSEMDQYLAEGITIQYLFFPRAGKGSDAYKKAVSVWCADDRNAALTAAKSSNNPPASKSCDNPVDKHMALGGELDVRGTPMMITPKGTVFPGYMPAKKLVKALSQEK